The Desulfosporosinus acidiphilus SJ4 genome has a window encoding:
- the hemL gene encoding glutamate-1-semialdehyde 2,1-aminomutase has protein sequence MPFVDEKSSQAFAKAKRVIPGGVNSPVRAFKSVGRDPVFIDRAEGAYLWDIDGNRYVDYVGSWGPLIVGHAHPEVVEAIKRVAERGTSYGAPTEVETELAEEVLKAYPSMEMIRMVNSGTEATMSALRLARGVTGRTKIVKFEGCYHGHADQLLIKAGSGALTFGVPTSPGVPPQTAATTISARYNDLEGLREIFQREGEDIAGVILEPVTGNMGVVLPGEGFLQGVRRLTEEYGALLIFDEVMTGFRISYGGAQAHYGIDPDLTCLGKVIGGGLPVGAYGGKRRFMEQISPSGPIYQAGTLSGNPLAMNAGLTTLKLLQQPGVYEELNRKTSRLAEGLKRIAKEAGLPVWVNALGAMFSAFFTDVPVKDYASACTSDVERFAKYFRGMLEKGIYLAPSQFEAVFLSAAHTDADIDNTLEQARLVIKTL, from the coding sequence TTGCCGTTTGTTGATGAAAAAAGCAGCCAAGCCTTTGCCAAAGCCAAAAGAGTTATTCCCGGGGGGGTTAATTCTCCGGTAAGAGCCTTTAAATCGGTAGGCAGGGATCCTGTATTTATTGACCGGGCTGAAGGCGCTTATCTCTGGGATATTGACGGCAACCGTTATGTTGATTATGTAGGCTCTTGGGGACCGCTCATCGTTGGTCATGCTCATCCTGAAGTGGTAGAAGCGATAAAACGGGTGGCCGAACGAGGCACAAGTTATGGTGCGCCGACAGAAGTTGAAACGGAATTGGCAGAGGAAGTACTTAAAGCTTACCCTTCCATGGAAATGATCCGGATGGTTAATTCCGGGACGGAAGCCACGATGAGTGCTTTGCGTCTGGCCAGAGGAGTTACAGGCAGAACGAAGATTGTTAAATTTGAAGGCTGTTATCATGGACATGCCGATCAGCTTTTAATTAAGGCCGGAAGTGGTGCCCTGACTTTTGGTGTGCCTACATCTCCCGGCGTCCCGCCTCAAACTGCGGCGACCACGATCTCTGCACGGTATAATGATCTGGAAGGACTCAGGGAAATTTTCCAACGTGAAGGAGAAGACATTGCCGGGGTAATTCTTGAACCGGTTACCGGCAATATGGGAGTGGTCCTGCCGGGAGAAGGATTCTTACAGGGTGTCCGCCGTCTGACGGAAGAGTATGGTGCCTTGCTGATCTTTGACGAGGTTATGACAGGTTTTCGGATTAGTTATGGCGGTGCGCAAGCCCATTATGGCATTGATCCGGATTTGACCTGTTTGGGCAAAGTCATCGGGGGAGGGCTGCCTGTAGGGGCGTATGGCGGGAAAAGACGTTTTATGGAGCAAATATCTCCCAGTGGTCCTATTTATCAAGCAGGGACGTTATCGGGAAATCCCTTGGCCATGAATGCCGGTTTAACGACTCTCAAATTGCTGCAGCAACCCGGTGTCTATGAGGAACTAAATCGTAAGACGTCTCGCTTAGCGGAAGGTCTAAAACGTATTGCTAAAGAGGCTGGACTTCCGGTTTGGGTTAATGCTCTCGGGGCTATGTTTTCTGCCTTCTTTACCGATGTGCCTGTTAAGGATTATGCCAGTGCCTGTACCTCAGATGTTGAACGGTTTGCAAAGTATTTTCGGGGTATGCTTGAGAAGGGTATCTACCTGGCACCGAGCCAGTTTGAGGCAGTTTTCTTATCTGCGGCACATACTGATGCGGATATCGATAATACTCTTGAGCAAGCCCGCTTAGTCATAAAAACCCTTTAG
- a CDS encoding SDH family Clp fold serine proteinase produces the protein MNEEDRVNLLERLEELRNSKVLVYFSYSPLDDSILVPLYKQLKKIGPTPKIDLILHSYGGTVDTPYKVVLLIREFCQEFSVIVPFAAKSAASMLVLGADEVIMGPLSELGPIDPLVKHPVYKDILVPVQAVWHCFDYLQRSITTSGDPEVVSFLATPMLNKLDPWLIGDYEKTIKASRQYAEILMSNYMFKDSPDRIESVARALTEGYFSHGYPIGHQEAKQLGLNVTLARDELWEVIWSLYLAYEEIFKNERN, from the coding sequence TTGAACGAAGAAGATCGTGTAAATTTGCTTGAGCGCCTAGAAGAATTGCGAAATTCTAAAGTCTTAGTCTATTTTTCATATTCACCACTGGATGATTCCATCTTAGTTCCTCTTTATAAACAACTGAAAAAAATTGGACCTACTCCAAAAATTGATTTAATTTTGCATAGTTACGGCGGAACTGTAGATACTCCTTATAAAGTGGTCCTGTTAATTCGCGAGTTTTGCCAGGAATTTTCGGTTATTGTTCCCTTTGCGGCTAAGTCGGCAGCATCGATGTTAGTCTTAGGGGCTGATGAGGTCATTATGGGGCCTCTATCTGAACTGGGACCAATTGATCCTCTAGTTAAACATCCTGTCTATAAGGATATTCTTGTACCGGTTCAAGCCGTTTGGCATTGTTTTGATTATTTACAGAGATCAATTACCACGAGTGGTGATCCTGAAGTTGTTTCCTTTTTGGCTACCCCGATGTTAAATAAACTTGATCCTTGGCTTATCGGAGATTATGAAAAAACCATTAAAGCATCGCGACAATATGCGGAAATATTAATGTCTAACTACATGTTTAAAGATTCTCCGGACCGTATTGAAAGTGTTGCCCGAGCTTTAACCGAGGGTTATTTTTCTCACGGTTACCCTATTGGGCATCAAGAAGCTAAACAACTTGGTTTGAATGTAACTCTTGCCCGGGACGAATTATGGGAAGTTATTTGGAGCCTATATCTGGCTTACGAAGAAATCTTTAAAAATGAACGAAATTGA